The proteins below come from a single Aegilops tauschii subsp. strangulata cultivar AL8/78 chromosome 6, Aet v6.0, whole genome shotgun sequence genomic window:
- the LOC141026146 gene encoding uncharacterized protein has protein sequence MDDGKLTTLTEHITTHGTTVLDTNDPRTVERIIKKYEEWLKEEKNKFVSLDLEYTRKSSYIRQGIVVVQLAMREHVLVYHYCRSERSQALVDFLQRKAVTFTSVDTMNDKTMLARAWIKIPDEHHVDIQRLFCIKGGGERDSMGDLVAAIIDPSYKNMKKSFPKEKHQFWEWKPLSPIHLEYAAKDGYVNHRILIIKNRLRHLHQQPMKERLRPRKSNDEGSSSGWKRRKGNSGW, from the coding sequence ATGGACGACGGGAAACTAACAACACTCACTGAACACATCACTACCCACGGTACAACCGTGCTCGACACCAACGACCCAAGGACCGTGGAGCGGATCATCAAAAAGTACGAAGAATGGCTAAAGGAGGAGAAGAACAAGTTCGTCAGCCTCGACCTCGAGTACACACGTAAGAGCAGTTACATACGACAAGGGATCGTCGTCGTCCAACTTGCCATGCGTGAGCATGTCCTTGTATACCACTACTGCAGATCCGAGCGCTCCCAGGCGTTAGTTGACTTCCTGCAACGGAAAGCAGTAACTTTCACTAGCGTCGACACCATGAACGACAAGACCATGCTTGCCCGTGCATGGATCAAAATTCCAGACGAGCACCACGTCGACATCCAGAGGCTATTCTGCATCAAGGGTGGTGGAGAAAGGGACTCCATGGGTGACCTTGTagcggccatcatcgacccctcaTACAAGAACATGAAGAAATCATTCCCAAAGGAGAAGCACCAGTTCTGGGAGTGGAAGCCACTTTCCCCGATACACCTTGAGTACGCGGCAAAGGACGGGTATGTTAATCATAGAATCCTAATCATCAAGAACAGGCTACGTCACCTCCACCAACAACCAATGAAAGAAAGACTCCGCCCACGTAAGAGCAATGACGAGGgatcttccagcggctggaagcGCCGGAAGGGAAACAGTGGTTGGTAA